A part of Brassica rapa cultivar Chiifu-401-42 chromosome A05, CAAS_Brap_v3.01, whole genome shotgun sequence genomic DNA contains:
- the LOC103870433 gene encoding transmembrane emp24 domain-containing protein p24delta6-like: MTISPLLFIGLICLAGGGSLLPAAEAIWLTVPSSGERCVYEEIHANVVVVVDYLCIDQNNIGLGPTVDVRVNSAYGKELYKKTNETHGQFAFTTSESGTYLACFLIHHDQTHYTASNSTAIVNIDWKMGIQTKDWDAVAKKEKIEGVELELRKSSERITEIRANILYLKFRESAMREVNEKTNKRVAQLSFISLGLCLIVSLFQVWHLKRFFLKKKLI; this comes from the exons ATGACAATCTCACCGTTACTATTCATTGGTTTGATTTGCCTCGCAGGCGGTGGCTCTCTTCTACCGGCGGCGGAAGCGATATGGTTAACGGTTCCAAGTTCAGGCGAGAGATGTGTCTACGAAGAGATCCATGCCAATGTGGTCGTCGTCGTCGATTACCTTTGCATCGATCAAAATAACATCGGACTTGGTCCCACAGTTGATGTCCGG GTAAATTCAGCTTACGGGAAAGAACTGTACAAGAAAACAAACGAGACGCACGGTCAGTTTGCGTTTACAACGAGCGAGTCCGGAACATACTTAGCTTGTTTTTTGATACACCACGATCAGACACATTACACAGCCAGCAATAGCACTGCTATCGTCAATATTGACTGGAAGATGGGTATCCAAACCAAAGATTGGGATGCTGTTGCTAAGAAAGAAAAGATCGAG GGTGTGGAACTTGAGCTTCGAAAATCTTCTGAACGTATTACTGAAATTAGGGCAAACATTCTCTATCTAAAATTCAG GGAATCAGCTATGAGGGAGGTAAACGAGAAGACTAACAAGAGGGTTGCGCAGCTCAGCTTTATTTCTTTAGGGCTCTGCCTTATCGTTTCACTTTTTCAAGTTTGGCATCTCAAACGCTTCTTCCTCAAGAAGAAGCTTATCTAA